From one Lemur catta isolate mLemCat1 chromosome 5, mLemCat1.pri, whole genome shotgun sequence genomic stretch:
- the TUBB2A gene encoding tubulin beta-2A chain has product MREIVHIQAGQCGNQIGAKFWEVISDEHGIDPTGSYHGDSDLQLERINVYYNEAAGNKYVPRAILVDLEPGTMDSVRSGPFGQIFRPDNFVFGQSGAGNNWAKGHYTEGAELVDSVLDVVRKESESCDCLQGFQLTHSLGGGTGSGMGTLLISKIREEYPDRIMNTFSVMPSPKVSDTVVEPYNATLSVHQLVENTDETYSIDNEALYDICFRTLKLTTPTYGDLNHLVSATMSGVTTCLRFPGQLNADLRKLAVNMVPFPRLHFFMPGFAPLTSRGSQQYRALTVPELTQQMFDSKNMMAACDPRHGRYLTVAAIFRGRMSMKEVDEQMLNVQNKNSSYFVEWIPNNVKTAVCDIPPRGLKMSATFIGNSTAIQELFKRISEQFTAMFRRKAFLHWYTGEGMDEMEFTEAESNMNDLVSEYQQYQDATADEQGEFEEEEGEDEA; this is encoded by the exons ATGCGCGAGATCGTGCACATCCAGGCGGGCCAGTGCGGCAACCAGATCGGCGCCAAG ttttggGAGGTCATCAGCGATGAGCATGGGATCGACCCCACAGGCAGTTACCATGGAGACAGTGACTTGCAGCTGGAGAGAATCAACGTGTACTACAATGAGGCTGCTG GTAACAAATACGTTCCCCGGGCCATCCTGGTGGACCTGGAGCCGGGCACGATGGACTCGGTCAGGTCCGGACCATTCGGCCAGATCTTCAGGCCGGACAACTTCGTGTTCG GCCAGAGTGGAGCCGGCAATAACTGGGCAAAGGGCCACTACACAGAGGGAGCCGAGCTGGTAGACTCGGTCCTGGACGTGGTGAGGAAGGAGTCGGAGAGCTGTGACTGTCTCCAGGGCTTCCAGCTGACCCACTCGCTGGGGGGCGGCACGGGGTCCGGGATGGGCACCCTGCTCATCAGCAAGATCCGCGAGGAGTACCCAGACCGCATCATGAACACCTTCAGCGTCATGCCCTCGCCCAAGGTGTCGGACACGGTGGTCGAGCCCTACAACGCCACCCTGTCCGTGCACCAGCTGGTGGAAAACACGGATGAAACCTACTCCATTGACAACGAGGCCCTGTATGACATCTGCTTCCGCACCCTGAAGCTGACCACCCCCACGTACGGCGACCTCAACCACCTGGTGTCGGCCACCATGAGCGGGGTCACCACCTGCCTGCGCTTCCCGGGCCAGCTGAACGCAGACCTGCGCAAGCTGGCCGTGAACATGGTGCCCTTCCCGCGCCTGCACTTCTTCATGCCGGGCTTCGCGCCGCTGACCAGCCGCGGCAGCCAGCAGTACCGCGCGCTCACGGTGCCCGAGCTCACGCAGCAGATGTTCGACTCCAAGAACATGATGGCCGCCTGCGACCCGCGCCACGGCCGCTACCTGACGGTGGCTGCCATCTTCCGCGGCCGCATGTCCATGAAGGAGGTGGACGAGCAGATGCTCAACGTGCAGAACAAGAACAGCAGCTACTTCGTGGAGTGGATCCCCAACAACGTGAAGACGGCCGTGTGCGACATCCCGCCCCGCGGCCTGAAGATGTCGGCCACCTTCATCGGCAACAGCACGGCCATCCAGGAGCTGTTCAAGCGCATCTCGGAGCAGTTCACGGCCATGTTCCGGCGCAAGGCCTTCCTGCACTGGTACACGGGCGAGGGCATGGACGAGATGGAGTTCACCGAGGCCGAGAGCAACATGAACGACCTGGTGTCCGAGTACCAGCAGTACCAGGACGCCACGGCCGACGAACAGGGGGAGttcgaggaggaggagggtgaggacgAGGCTTAA